Within Aquificaceae bacterium, the genomic segment ATAGACTCTCCTGCAGGTATAGAACAGGGTTTTCAGATAGCCGTCTTACCGGCGGATATAGCACTCGTGGTGGTAAATCCAGAAGTTTCTTCTATAAGAGATGCGGACAGGGTGATAGGGCTTTTAGAAAACATGGGCAAGAAAGAATACTACCTCATAATAAACAGAATAAATTGGGAAAGCGTGAAAAAAGGTGAAATGTTATCCGTGGAAGACATAGTGGATATACTAAAAGTCAAACCTATAGGCATAGTGCCAGAAGAACCAAAACTCGTAGACTTTACCAATAGAGGTGAACCTATAGTTCTTTCAAGCGAGTACAATGCATCAAAGGCTATCATAGATATGGCAAGAAGGATTGAGGGTGAGGATGTTCCTATGGTTTACTATGGAGATAAAAAGAATTTATTTCAAAAGCTACTGGGGTTATAAGCATGATATGGGACTCTAAAATTAAGAGCAAGGATGAAGCGAAGAGAAGGCTTACCCTTGTTTTATCTTACGAAAGAAAAGGACTTCCACCTAACTTTATTGATA encodes:
- the minD gene encoding septum site-determining protein MinD, with the protein product MSKVFVVTSGKGGVGKTTMVANISVALASFGKKVLAVDADIGLRNLDMILGLENRIVYDVLDVLEGRVEFHKALIKDKRGLSLWLLPANQTKNKDAVDKEKWKELINEIKESGEYDYIFIDSPAGIEQGFQIAVLPADIALVVVNPEVSSIRDADRVIGLLENMGKKEYYLIINRINWESVKKGEMLSVEDIVDILKVKPIGIVPEEPKLVDFTNRGEPIVLSSEYNASKAIIDMARRIEGEDVPMVYYGDKKNLFQKLLGL